A genomic window from Filimonas effusa includes:
- a CDS encoding HU family DNA-binding protein, with protein MNKAELVAKIAEDAGTTKTQANAAIDSFIEAVTKTLKGGGKVTLVGFGTFSVSKRAARTGRNPQTGAVIKIKAKKVARFKAGKELSAKL; from the coding sequence ATGAACAAAGCTGAATTGGTTGCTAAAATCGCCGAAGACGCAGGCACCACTAAAACCCAGGCAAATGCGGCTATTGATTCTTTTATAGAAGCCGTAACAAAGACCCTGAAAGGCGGTGGAAAGGTTACCCTGGTAGGTTTTGGTACTTTCTCTGTGTCGAAACGAGCAGCCCGTACAGGTCGCAATCCTCAAACAGGCGCCGTTATCAAGATCAAGGCGAAAAAAGTAGCCCGCTTCAAAGCTGGTAAAGAGCTGTCGGCCAAATTATAA
- the pdxH gene encoding pyridoxamine 5'-phosphate oxidase, protein MSIQRAIADIRTDYSLKTLDESVIAPDAIDQFTTWWNEAIDSEIEEANVTTVATATKDGIPDARIILLKSYDKKGFVFFTNYNSVKAQELAENPKASMIFFWKELQRQVRVFGTVEKISAADNDEYFNSRPEGSRIGAWASPQSHVIADRTILDQKIEAVKAEFAGKPIPRPEFWGGYLIKPETVEFWQGRSSRLHDRIKYTRQNNNWKIERLAP, encoded by the coding sequence ATGTCTATCCAAAGAGCCATTGCTGATATCCGCACCGACTATAGTCTGAAAACGCTTGATGAGTCTGTTATCGCTCCCGATGCCATCGACCAGTTCACCACCTGGTGGAACGAAGCCATCGATAGTGAGATCGAAGAAGCCAACGTTACAACCGTTGCCACCGCTACAAAAGACGGTATCCCCGATGCACGTATCATCCTCCTGAAGAGTTACGATAAAAAAGGCTTCGTGTTTTTTACCAACTATAACAGCGTGAAAGCACAGGAACTCGCAGAGAACCCCAAAGCTTCCATGATCTTCTTCTGGAAAGAATTACAACGCCAGGTAAGGGTCTTCGGTACCGTCGAAAAGATCTCCGCCGCCGATAACGACGAATACTTTAATTCCCGCCCCGAAGGTAGCCGCATCGGTGCCTGGGCTTCCCCACAGAGCCATGTGATAGCCGACAGAACCATCCTGGATCAAAAAATAGAAGCCGTTAAAGCCGAGTTCGCAGGCAAACCTATTCCTCGCCCCGAATTCTGGGGAGGATACCTTATTAAGCCCGAAACGGTTGAATTCTGGCAGGGTAGAAGCAGCCGCCTGCACGACAGGATCAAATACACGCGTCAAAATAATAACTGGAAGATCGAAAGGTTGGCGCCTTAG
- a CDS encoding 30S ribosomal protein THX produces the protein MQFGDFREIRSPNINFKTSLKILIMGRGDKKSKKGKIFKGSFGKSRPARPAAAKKAEEKKA, from the coding sequence TTGCAGTTCGGGGATTTTCGCGAAATTCGCAGTCCTAATATTAATTTCAAAACCAGTTTAAAAATCCTAATCATGGGTAGAGGTGACAAAAAATCTAAAAAAGGCAAAATTTTCAAGGGTTCTTTTGGCAAAAGCCGTCCTGCAAGGCCTGCTGCTGCTAAAAAAGCTGAAGAAAAGAAAGCATAA